The Syntrophorhabdaceae bacterium genome includes a region encoding these proteins:
- the pal gene encoding peptidoglycan-associated lipoprotein Pal: protein MKYFFVLSIVCAVMFAGCAPKVVQPTYKTTPGQGQGAGVTTDTSGKDRGGDVTAEELARAERDRLRMLEEKMRTSLSQQDIYFEFDSYTIQGSELPKLQAVGNWLKQSKTAAIIVEGHCDERGTVEYNFALGQKRAESVKEHLVKMGVEGSRIKTVSYGKETPSDTGHSEDAWAKNRRAHFKIDQKG from the coding sequence ATGAAATATTTTTTCGTACTATCGATTGTATGTGCCGTTATGTTTGCCGGATGCGCTCCGAAAGTAGTTCAGCCGACGTATAAAACAACACCCGGTCAGGGTCAGGGCGCTGGCGTAACAACGGACACCAGCGGAAAAGATAGGGGGGGCGATGTCACAGCGGAAGAACTGGCGAGGGCAGAAAGAGACAGACTGAGAATGCTTGAGGAGAAGATGAGAACATCCCTTTCGCAACAGGACATCTATTTCGAATTCGACAGCTATACGATCCAGGGGTCGGAACTGCCGAAGCTCCAGGCAGTAGGCAACTGGCTGAAACAATCGAAGACAGCGGCGATCATCGTGGAAGGACATTGCGATGAGAGGGGCACCGTGGAATACAACTTCGCTCTCGGTCAAAAACGTGCGGAATCGGTAAAGGAACATCTCGTCAAGATGGGCGTCGAGGGGTCGAGGATCAAAACAGTCTCATACGGCAAGGAAACACCTTCCGATACAGGCCATAGCGAGGATGCCTGGGCAAAAAACAGACGTGCCCATTTTAAAATCGACCAGAAGGGGTAA
- the ybgF gene encoding tol-pal system protein YbgF has protein sequence MYKYAVIIIVIALAAAGCATEEQTTQLQSNLSFLQNDLYSFKQETNAKLAQLSKDNENVGKQVVSVYAAVESRDEKIKSILGKLDELEYQLRTYWNETKTMLGAQKKPNTVPAGLATEPGSPATDAKYESAYKDAFDAYQKGAYDEAIIKFTKFTESYGGTPLVPNAFYWTGESYMNLKNYEKAIVSFQEIIDKYPKSEKAPRALLSQAEAFNQTKDKKSSTTLLKRIIELYPKSEEAIIAERKLRNLNI, from the coding sequence ATGTACAAATACGCCGTCATTATTATTGTTATTGCGCTGGCAGCAGCAGGTTGCGCAACAGAGGAACAGACGACACAGCTGCAGAGCAACCTGTCATTCCTGCAGAACGATCTTTATAGCTTCAAACAGGAAACGAACGCAAAGCTGGCGCAACTTTCAAAAGATAATGAAAATGTCGGTAAACAGGTCGTCAGTGTCTATGCTGCCGTTGAGAGCAGGGATGAAAAGATAAAGAGCATCCTGGGCAAGCTCGATGAGCTGGAATACCAGTTAAGGACCTACTGGAATGAAACAAAAACCATGCTGGGCGCCCAGAAAAAACCAAATACGGTACCCGCCGGGTTGGCAACCGAACCAGGTTCACCGGCAACTGACGCAAAGTATGAAAGCGCCTATAAAGATGCCTTTGACGCTTACCAGAAAGGGGCTTATGATGAGGCGATCATCAAGTTTACAAAGTTTACCGAATCATACGGCGGGACCCCGCTCGTGCCTAATGCGTTCTACTGGACAGGTGAAAGCTACATGAATCTGAAAAACTATGAAAAGGCAATCGTCTCTTTCCAGGAGATTATCGACAAATATCCAAAAAGCGAGAAGGCCCCCCGGGCGCTTCTTTCCCAGGCAGAGGCATTTAATCAGACCAAAGACAAAAAGAGCTCTACAACCCTCCTTAAGAGGATTATAGAGCTCTATCCGAAAAGCGAGGAAGCTATTATCGCTGAACGAAAATTACGAAACCTTAATATCTGA